A single genomic interval of Oryzias latipes chromosome 3, ASM223467v1 harbors:
- the LOC110014657 gene encoding uncharacterized protein LOC110014657 — protein MPPRPHENDWILVQSRKSSRRGCVFERDRSTFVRHPEGRPQRSYAEVVREDPLLREPSLPSCFGAQHVRRRSIPPASDHWHFYPDGEERPRAQRLQRYATPANQYGSHWITTRGDAAGAPPHRVQSDDPDFTQKLSTGGWRGPFEIATCWARRHLGTRLKQETLDRCHRMLNTRLREPVPPSPPPSVSEHIEELEEDLSLELTPSPSPAVQPQTPRPQSPAGARKRAPKKTKRKSTEWDWSPLLELTEMGDTECSSPAASPPPPHHHSPMTPPPTRGKIIPAAKSFLIPELQPVDAQRASQEQNTEAPHPTPAGPASFSAAAVQVCTPTRHVSTPCKFRDWHLHIHQETVIVGDSNVGRLPSFKADHIQVDSFPQATWQDAEVLLKNATCHTQPKTILLSFGIHQRTHKDKDIPVIEMFHTFEVAEQLFPEANIVIPMIGYSHRLPPQEKAVLYHLNEHIGELCNHICLSDDPVETDQDNVNWTADTAMRMLKYWNPRFLPLGPTEGVNE, from the exons ATGCCACCGAGGCCGCATGAAAACGACTGGATTCTGGTCCAATCCAGGAAAAGCAGTAGGAGAGGCTGTGTTTTTGAGCGAGACAGGAGCACATTTGTACGTCATCCAGAAGGGAGGCCGCAACGCTCCTATGCTGAGGTCGTCAGAGAGGACCCGCTGCTTAGGGAGCCCAGCTTGCCCAGCTGTTTCGGAGCGCAGCACGTAAGACGCCGCAGCATACCGCCAGCATCTGATCACTGGCACTTTTACCCTGACGGGGAAGAGAGGCCACGTGCTCAGAGACTTCAACGCTACGCCACACCTGCAAACCAATATGGCAGCCACTGGATCACAACACGGGGAGACGCAGCTGGAGCGCCCCCCCACAGAGTGCAGTCAGATGACCCGGATTTCACTCAGAAG CTTTCCACAGGAGGTTGGAGAGGACCTTTTGAGATCGCCACCTGCTGGGCCAGAAGACACCTGGGCACGCGTCTGAAACAGGAAACCCTGGACCGCTGCCACAGAATGCTGAACACCAGGTTAAGAGAACCGGtccccccctctcctcctccctctgtttCAGAGCACATAGAGGAACTAGAGGAGGATTTAAGCTTGGAGCTGACTCCATCACCTTCACCAGCAGTCCAGCCCCAAACCCCAAGGCCACAGAGCCCAGCAGGAGCACGTAAACGTGCCCCCAAAAAGACCAAGAGGAAAAGCACAGAGTGGGACTGGTCACCCCTGCTTGAACTCACAGAGATGGGAGACACAGAGTGTTCATCCCCTGCagcatctcctcctcctcctcatcatcattcTCCGATGACTCCTCCACCAACACGAGGGAAGATCATCCCTGCAGCAAAATCATTTCTCATCCCAGAGCTGCAGCCAGTAGATGCTCAGCGTGCATCGCAGGAGCAGAACACAGAAGCTCCTCACCCCACCCCAGCTGGACCTGCATCAttctctgcagcagctgtgcaggTATGCACTCCAACACGACATGTCAGCACTCCATGCAAATTCAGAGACTGGCATCTCCACATACATCAGGAGACTGTCATTGTGGGAGATTCTAATGTTGGCAGACTCCCATCCTTCAAAGCTGACCACATTCAAGTGGACAGCTTTCCTCAAGCGACATGGCAGGATGCTGAGGTCCTGTTAAAGAACGCCACCTGCCATACTCAGCCAAAGACCATCCTTTTGTCCTTTGGCATCCATCAGAGGACACATAAGGACAAGGACATCCCAGTAATTGAGATGTTTCATACATTTGAAGTGGCAGAACAATTATTCCCAGAAGCCAATATTGTTATTCCCATGATTGGTTATTCACATCGCCTGCCACCACAAGAAAAAGCGGTCCTGTATCATCTGAATGAACACATCGGGGAGCTGTGTAACCACATTTGCCTTTCAGATGACCCAGTGGAGACAGACCAGGACAATGTGAACTGGACAGCAGATACGGCCATGAGGATGCTGAAATATTGGAATCCTAGGTTTCTCCCTCTTGGTCCGACAGAGGGAGTGAATGAGTAA